From a region of the Coprococcus comes ATCC 27758 genome:
- the srtB gene encoding class B sortase, translated as MGRKGHGRYGKHSRRDRRKKKGGIISTVILIVAICVFAFSAFQLYKIFNGYHKGESEYNDLVKLAVTEDKGEQENGTDDQDGSRFSVDFDALRQINPDVVAWIRFDEPAVINYPVVQGSDNSEYLSKTFKGYDNTVGTIFVNAYNHADFNDRNTIIYGHYMYNGTMFNELEQYHEKSFWEKYPSFYIYTPDGNVATYQIYSVGVVKDTSEGYTYQFADDAAFASFLEATKASSLYDTGVEVGNDSQIVTLSTCTREGNDDRTIVHGVRVNVQPAGE; from the coding sequence ATGGGACGGAAAGGACATGGTCGGTATGGAAAGCATTCCAGGCGTGATCGGCGCAAGAAAAAAGGTGGAATCATCAGTACGGTCATTTTGATCGTTGCAATCTGTGTGTTTGCATTTTCTGCCTTTCAGCTGTATAAAATCTTTAACGGATATCACAAAGGGGAAAGTGAGTATAATGATCTGGTAAAGCTTGCGGTTACGGAAGATAAGGGGGAACAGGAGAACGGGACGGACGATCAGGATGGAAGCAGATTTTCCGTGGATTTCGATGCACTCAGACAGATCAATCCGGATGTGGTTGCATGGATCCGTTTTGATGAACCGGCGGTGATCAATTATCCGGTTGTGCAGGGAAGTGATAATTCAGAATATCTGAGTAAGACATTCAAAGGATATGACAATACCGTAGGAACGATTTTTGTAAATGCTTATAATCATGCGGATTTTAATGACAGAAACACGATCATTTACGGACATTATATGTATAATGGAACGATGTTTAATGAGCTGGAGCAGTATCACGAAAAAAGTTTCTGGGAAAAATACCCTTCCTTCTATATTTATACACCGGATGGCAATGTGGCTACTTATCAGATTTATTCTGTTGGAGTGGTAAAAGATACTTCCGAAGGCTATACATATCAGTTCGCAGATGATGCGGCGTTTGCATCCTTCCTTGAAGCAACGAAGGCGTCTTCTTTGTATGATACAGGTGTGGAAGTGGGAAATGATTCGCAGATCGTGACGTTGTCCACCTGTACACGGGAGGGAAATGATGACAGAACGATCGTACACGGTGTCAGGGTAAATGTACAGCCGGCAGGAGAATAA
- the rpsF gene encoding 30S ribosomal protein S6, with translation MSKYELAVVVSAKLEDDARAEVIEKVKALVTRFGGNITDVDEWGKKRLAYEIQKMKEAYYYFIHFESETTTPGEIEERIRIMDGVIRYLCVKQEA, from the coding sequence ATGAGCAAATATGAATTAGCAGTTGTTGTCAGCGCAAAACTCGAAGACGACGCCAGAGCAGAAGTAATCGAAAAGGTGAAAGCACTTGTTACACGTTTCGGTGGTAACATTACTGACGTTGACGAATGGGGAAAGAAGAGATTAGCTTACGAAATCCAGAAGATGAAAGAAGCTTACTACTACTTCATTCACTTTGAATCTGAAACAACAACACCAGGCGAAATCGAAGAAAGAATTCGTATCATGGATGGTGTAATCAGATATTTATGCGTGAAACAGGAAGCTTAG
- the bilS gene encoding flavodoxin family protein BilS — translation MLDYLVVYDSETGNTKKIATEIFASLPGMSKDLINLHERTDFPEAKIYFVGFCVHRGTCRLEIGNFLSGLSDKSVALFGTCGAGNSPEYYKEIASSVRIWLEDDNHYLGSFICQGKMPLAVRQKYESLLNTPKDCDCQQIRRQLQNFDEAMIHPTRTDLENAALFATECIEKVKSL, via the coding sequence ATGTTAGATTATCTTGTTGTCTATGACAGTGAGACAGGAAATACAAAAAAAATAGCAACAGAAATTTTTGCATCCCTTCCGGGGATGTCCAAAGATCTGATAAATCTTCATGAACGTACCGATTTCCCAGAAGCCAAAATTTATTTTGTTGGTTTCTGTGTTCACCGCGGAACCTGCCGCCTCGAGATTGGCAACTTCCTTTCCGGTCTGTCGGACAAATCCGTTGCTCTCTTTGGAACCTGCGGTGCCGGAAACAGCCCGGAATACTACAAAGAGATCGCATCCAGCGTCCGGATCTGGCTTGAAGATGACAATCACTATCTCGGTTCTTTTATCTGCCAGGGGAAAATGCCGCTTGCTGTCCGTCAAAAATATGAATCCTTGCTGAACACACCAAAAGATTGCGATTGCCAGCAAATCCGAAGGCAATTACAGAATTTTGACGAAGCAATGATTCATCCGACACGCACAGACCTTGAAAATGCGGCTCTTTTTGCTACCGAATGTATAGAAAAAGTTAAGTCCTTGTAA
- a CDS encoding DUF951 domain-containing protein, whose amino-acid sequence MAAEAKFEVGDVIRMKKPHPCGSSEWEILRVGADFRLKCQGCGHQVMVPRRLVEKNTKEIRKKA is encoded by the coding sequence ATGGCAGCAGAAGCAAAATTTGAAGTCGGAGATGTGATCCGGATGAAAAAACCGCATCCGTGCGGAAGCTCAGAGTGGGAGATCCTGAGAGTAGGGGCGGATTTTCGTCTGAAATGTCAGGGATGCGGACACCAGGTAATGGTACCGCGCAGACTGGTTGAAAAAAATACAAAAGAAATAAGAAAAAAGGCTTGA
- a CDS encoding J domain-containing protein produces MQDPYSILGVSRDASDEDIKKAYRKLSRIYHPDANINNPNKDQAEAKFKEIQQAYQQIMKEKEMGASGYTGTGSGGYGDAGSGYGGFGGFGPFGGFYGQYTNQNQQTTETEEDIHLRAAANYLNSGHYKEALNVLSGIKDRSARWYYYSSIANSGMGNNVLALEHAKEALRLEPSNYQYQSLVSRLENGGSWYRTQQTMYGGTPTINNDFCVKLCIANIMCNLCCGGGGFFCGSPYTYH; encoded by the coding sequence ATGCAGGATCCTTACTCAATACTCGGCGTTTCACGGGATGCTTCCGACGAGGATATCAAGAAAGCCTACCGCAAATTAAGCCGTATTTATCATCCGGATGCCAATATCAACAATCCAAATAAAGATCAGGCAGAAGCCAAATTCAAAGAAATCCAACAGGCTTACCAGCAGATTATGAAAGAAAAAGAAATGGGTGCCTCCGGATATACCGGAACAGGCTCCGGAGGTTATGGCGATGCCGGAAGCGGATACGGAGGTTTTGGCGGTTTTGGTCCATTCGGCGGTTTCTACGGTCAGTATACCAATCAGAATCAGCAGACAACCGAGACAGAAGAAGATATTCATCTGCGTGCCGCCGCCAATTATCTGAACAGTGGTCATTATAAAGAAGCTTTAAATGTCCTTTCAGGAATCAAAGACCGTTCTGCCAGATGGTACTATTACAGCTCTATCGCCAATTCCGGCATGGGCAATAATGTCCTCGCCCTGGAGCACGCCAAAGAAGCTCTTCGTCTGGAGCCGTCCAACTATCAATATCAGTCTCTTGTCAGCCGTCTTGAAAATGGTGGAAGCTGGTATCGTACACAACAGACAATGTATGGCGGTACACCAACGATCAACAATGATTTCTGCGTGAAGCTCTGCATTGCCAACATCATGTGCAATCTCTGCTGTGGCGGCGGTGGATTCTTCTGCGGTTCTCCTTATACATACCACTAA
- a CDS encoding single-stranded DNA-binding protein yields the protein MNKVVLMGRLTRDPEVRYSQGENALAIARYTLAVDRRFKRDGEQTADFINCVVFGKSAEFTERYFRQGMRVVVCGRIQTGSYTNRDGVKVYTTEVVVEEQEFAESKNASSANTQSYQAAPAPAPSADAGDGFMNIPDGIDEELPFN from the coding sequence ATGAATAAAGTAGTTTTAATGGGACGTCTGACAAGAGATCCTGAAGTGAGATATTCACAAGGTGAGAACGCTCTCGCTATTGCAAGATATACATTAGCTGTAGACCGCAGATTCAAGCGTGACGGAGAACAGACCGCAGATTTTATTAACTGTGTTGTGTTCGGAAAGAGTGCTGAATTTACAGAACGTTATTTCCGTCAGGGAATGCGCGTAGTGGTTTGCGGAAGAATCCAGACCGGAAGCTATACCAACAGGGATGGTGTAAAGGTCTATACAACAGAAGTTGTTGTTGAGGAACAGGAATTCGCAGAAAGTAAGAATGCTAGCAGTGCTAATACACAGTCTTATCAGGCAGCCCCGGCACCGGCGCCAAGCGCTGATGCAGGTGACGGTTTCATGAACATTCCAGACGGAATTGATGAGGAGTTACCGTTTAATTAA
- the rpsR gene encoding 30S ribosomal protein S18 translates to MAFEKGNRPDSPMKRRGGRRRKKVCVFCGKENNEIDYKDTAKLKKYVSERGKILPRRITGNCAKHQRALTVAIKRARHIALMPYVQD, encoded by the coding sequence ATGGCATTCGAAAAAGGAAACAGACCGGATTCTCCAATGAAGAGAAGAGGCGGACGCAGAAGAAAAAAAGTTTGTGTATTCTGTGGTAAAGAAAACAACGAAATCGATTACAAAGATACAGCAAAATTAAAGAAATATGTTTCTGAGAGAGGAAAAATCCTTCCGAGAAGAATCACAGGAAACTGTGCAAAACATCAGAGAGCTCTTACAGTAGCAATCAAGAGAGCAAGACATATCGCTTTAATGCCATACGTTCAGGATTAA